In the genome of Streptomyces collinus, one region contains:
- a CDS encoding recombinase family protein has protein sequence MEGRRSGGIPVVSYARTSEVFRQRDGHGVRHQLRINERTAREHGCLIVAEYTDNGRSASKDGAVRPGFECLVTALSSGYTNDGQAIQGVVCVAYDRLYRRPEDLARFFAALTRRPGRVYVDPQGVRDPHSPEELLRAVRSLEAAMTETRLRSRRVSDWHWARAVEGAPHSGPRPFGWQEDRLTLHPVEAALIRKAVTDRVGGRAVRAIAREWCELGVTGTRGGRPNAQTITQIMTAPRVCGYRANRGELLILPETGEPVLGRWDPVVTPEQWMAVCATFSPGNLYMHRGSAAPRRTTRTAAPSRLASGFLRCGAQLMNGDFCGGALCAQKGRNRRSPYAYACRSCRRCSISGPLADEALERLLFHEAPPHVLPSETTRRRWHDGMADTEKRRTIASVVTHCVVRPGVKGSHTWDHSRVEPVWREASPLAPAEERGERRVPRPGGHPEAGWKHAEPTGS, from the coding sequence ATGGAGGGGCGAAGGAGCGGTGGGATCCCCGTGGTGTCCTACGCCCGTACATCCGAGGTCTTCCGGCAACGGGACGGACATGGCGTGCGCCATCAGTTGCGGATCAACGAGCGGACTGCCCGAGAGCACGGCTGCCTGATCGTCGCCGAGTACACCGACAACGGCCGCAGCGCTTCGAAGGATGGTGCGGTGAGACCCGGGTTCGAATGCCTGGTCACCGCGCTGTCGAGCGGATACACGAACGATGGCCAGGCCATCCAGGGGGTCGTCTGCGTCGCGTACGACCGGCTCTACCGTCGCCCGGAGGACCTTGCCCGGTTCTTCGCCGCGCTGACCAGGAGGCCAGGGCGCGTCTACGTTGATCCGCAGGGCGTGCGAGACCCCCACTCCCCGGAGGAACTGCTCCGGGCCGTGCGGTCGTTGGAGGCCGCTATGACGGAGACGAGGCTGAGGAGCCGACGGGTGTCGGACTGGCACTGGGCACGGGCTGTGGAGGGGGCTCCGCACAGCGGGCCGCGGCCTTTCGGCTGGCAAGAAGACAGACTCACGCTCCATCCGGTCGAGGCGGCACTCATTCGCAAGGCGGTGACCGACCGTGTCGGTGGCAGGGCGGTCCGCGCCATCGCACGGGAATGGTGCGAACTCGGGGTCACTGGGACGCGTGGTGGCAGACCCAATGCCCAGACGATCACCCAGATCATGACGGCGCCCCGCGTGTGCGGTTACCGAGCCAACCGGGGCGAGTTGCTGATCTTGCCGGAGACGGGGGAACCGGTTCTCGGCCGGTGGGATCCCGTGGTGACGCCGGAGCAGTGGATGGCGGTGTGTGCGACGTTCTCTCCCGGAAACCTCTACATGCACCGCGGCAGCGCTGCTCCGAGGCGTACCACGAGGACCGCTGCTCCCAGCCGTCTCGCCAGCGGCTTCCTGCGCTGCGGTGCACAGCTCATGAACGGAGATTTCTGCGGAGGTGCGTTGTGCGCTCAGAAGGGGAGGAACCGGCGTAGTCCCTACGCGTATGCATGCCGCTCCTGCAGACGGTGCAGCATCAGCGGGCCGTTGGCCGACGAAGCCCTCGAACGCCTGCTGTTCCACGAGGCCCCGCCCCACGTGCTCCCGTCGGAGACCACGCGGCGACGCTGGCACGACGGCATGGCGGATACAGAGAAGCGAAGGACGATCGCTTCCGTGGTCACCCACTGCGTCGTGCGCCCTGGCGTCAAAGGGAGTCACACCTGGGACCACTCTCGCGTCGAGCCCGTCTGGCGTGAAGCGAGCCCCCTGGCACCGGCGGAGGAGAGGGGCGAGAGGCGTGTTCCGCGGCCGGGCGGCCATCCTGAGGCAGGATGGAAGCATGCCGAACCGACTGGCTCATGA
- a CDS encoding ATP-binding protein — MRDAHRAEAERLLVRAVEEEVRRSGGRSDGKVLLARARGALDTMARSAGEEYEAYTRALDEAAAGQLTFGQRYAREGAGTPLLVAGVAAVAAVVADMALGTGTGTALGAGVTVGVVGAAATVVKVVGSHVPAASRRAGAVSQPGGPEQLRLQWLTALEVRGIRPFLDQQRVLAASTGPKKTAPRLRGADKSAAARGRNVLEQSFGQLPEPAEPFAGRRHELAQIRQWVQSARASTETQPTVVVLHGTPGSGRTTLAVHATHDLRDYFRGACVVDLRADGPGESPLSTRDALLHLLNRLGAPREQLLFRERSSPDQQVKRLSELYHQHLTGLPVTVVLDDAADAEQVRALVPERSDSLVLVTARGPLELGGLPARVHQLAVAPLDAAGAEELLGAAAQDRSGPYDAESADRVRELCGGLPLALRIAGSCLGPRSPRALATDLDAYGPVEPVERALWLRYTDQSETVRRLLRRLALAGRASLGAAAAAALLATDEAEAKRHLQVLTRAGLIDHVRGDRYRLHDLVRSFAQARLLDEEEPSERTAAQERLIVNYAELADSVLRMVDGNMSTRTNRFSPYGFTSLDEALRWLDDESSFITAALRHAEGVDQAAVLNLLGALCDYCLLRGDLYRLGEISELAQAVDEGLLVRSVQWRTGIAARQLGELDKARTTLASVVDLYREAHHDAGAARALCSLGITLHHQGNLTEASAKLREALALQASPALAVDRAWTMHALAAVERDRARLAEALELLTESLVLHRRGESVHGQAWAHFQLGQLGLRMGDVPRAEAELRAALELYGRTRDARGEAWALTQLARALLVAGDASPAVEELRGAAARHRDNEDARGEAWTLYYLGQALEETGDLDQAVRELERARTMFSRMRDVYGLACARHHSARVTRDQRAAQTGSLRNSGFARQLLVDARADFQRIGVAHGEAWTCLELVVVDAGNARTQQALALCDEAVELFASYGDRRGEDWARFLRCTLLPYAAPGGMEVGTAVAQEELAQLSRASHGLRDAKLDDYLDAYRLLLERGVTLEAGWQAWRLGMVPNRHAREVMGVAVEPKA, encoded by the coding sequence ATGCGGGACGCTCATCGGGCGGAGGCCGAGCGGTTGTTGGTACGGGCCGTGGAGGAGGAGGTGCGGCGCTCGGGCGGGCGCAGTGACGGGAAGGTGCTGCTCGCGCGGGCGCGCGGGGCGCTCGACACCATGGCGCGGAGTGCGGGCGAGGAGTACGAGGCCTACACGCGCGCCCTGGACGAGGCGGCGGCCGGTCAGCTGACCTTCGGGCAGCGTTACGCCCGGGAGGGAGCCGGAACACCGCTGCTGGTGGCCGGGGTCGCGGCGGTGGCGGCCGTCGTCGCCGACATGGCGCTGGGCACGGGGACCGGGACGGCTCTCGGGGCGGGTGTGACGGTGGGTGTCGTGGGGGCCGCGGCGACGGTGGTGAAGGTGGTCGGGTCGCACGTGCCGGCCGCGAGTCGTCGCGCCGGGGCCGTGAGCCAGCCCGGCGGGCCCGAACAGTTGCGGCTCCAGTGGCTGACGGCGCTGGAGGTGCGGGGCATCCGGCCGTTCCTGGACCAGCAGCGGGTGCTCGCGGCCTCGACGGGGCCGAAGAAGACGGCGCCGCGGCTGCGGGGTGCGGACAAGAGCGCGGCGGCGCGCGGGCGCAATGTGCTGGAGCAGTCCTTCGGGCAGCTTCCCGAACCGGCGGAGCCGTTCGCGGGGCGGCGGCATGAGCTGGCGCAGATCCGGCAGTGGGTGCAGTCGGCCCGGGCGAGCACGGAGACGCAGCCGACGGTGGTGGTGCTGCACGGCACGCCCGGCAGCGGCCGTACGACGCTCGCGGTGCACGCGACGCACGATCTGAGGGACTACTTCCGGGGTGCCTGCGTCGTCGACCTGCGCGCGGACGGGCCGGGCGAGTCCCCGCTGTCCACCCGTGACGCGCTGCTGCATCTGCTGAACCGGCTCGGCGCGCCCCGCGAGCAGCTGCTGTTCCGCGAGCGTTCCTCGCCCGACCAGCAGGTCAAGCGGCTGAGCGAGCTGTACCACCAGCATCTGACGGGCCTGCCGGTCACGGTCGTCCTCGACGACGCGGCGGACGCGGAGCAGGTCCGCGCCCTGGTCCCGGAGCGGTCCGACAGCCTGGTGCTGGTGACCGCGCGGGGCCCGCTGGAGCTGGGGGGCCTGCCCGCGCGGGTGCACCAGCTGGCGGTGGCGCCGCTGGACGCGGCGGGTGCGGAGGAGCTGCTGGGCGCGGCGGCGCAGGACCGTTCCGGGCCGTACGACGCGGAGTCCGCGGACCGGGTCCGGGAGCTGTGCGGCGGGCTGCCGCTGGCGTTGCGCATCGCGGGCTCGTGCCTCGGTCCGCGCTCGCCGCGCGCGCTGGCCACGGACCTCGACGCGTACGGCCCGGTCGAGCCGGTCGAACGCGCCCTGTGGCTGCGCTACACCGACCAGTCGGAGACCGTACGGCGGTTGCTGCGCCGGCTGGCCCTGGCCGGGCGGGCCTCGCTGGGGGCCGCCGCGGCCGCCGCGCTGCTGGCTACGGACGAGGCGGAGGCGAAGCGTCATCTGCAGGTTTTGACCCGGGCCGGTCTGATCGACCACGTCCGGGGCGACCGCTACCGGCTGCACGACCTGGTGCGTTCCTTCGCCCAGGCCCGCCTGCTCGACGAGGAGGAGCCGTCCGAGCGGACTGCGGCGCAGGAGCGGCTGATTGTGAACTACGCCGAGCTGGCCGACTCGGTGCTGCGCATGGTCGACGGCAACATGTCGACCCGGACGAACCGTTTCAGCCCGTACGGCTTCACCTCCCTGGACGAGGCGCTGCGCTGGCTGGACGACGAGTCGAGCTTCATCACGGCGGCGCTGCGGCATGCCGAGGGAGTGGACCAGGCGGCGGTGCTGAACCTGCTGGGCGCGCTGTGCGACTACTGCCTGCTGCGGGGCGACCTGTACCGGCTGGGGGAGATCAGTGAGCTGGCGCAGGCGGTGGACGAGGGCCTGCTGGTCCGCTCGGTGCAGTGGCGTACGGGTATCGCGGCACGGCAGCTGGGCGAGCTGGACAAGGCCCGCACCACTCTCGCGTCGGTCGTGGACCTCTACCGGGAGGCCCACCACGACGCCGGGGCCGCCCGCGCGCTGTGCTCCCTCGGCATCACGCTGCACCACCAGGGCAATCTGACGGAGGCGTCGGCGAAGCTCCGGGAGGCGCTTGCCCTCCAGGCCTCGCCCGCGCTGGCGGTGGACCGGGCGTGGACGATGCACGCCCTCGCGGCGGTGGAGCGGGACCGGGCCCGGCTGGCGGAGGCGCTGGAGCTGCTGACCGAGTCGTTGGTCCTGCACCGGCGGGGCGAGTCCGTGCACGGCCAGGCGTGGGCGCACTTCCAGCTCGGTCAGCTGGGGCTGCGCATGGGCGACGTCCCGCGGGCCGAGGCCGAGCTGCGGGCGGCCCTGGAGCTGTACGGGCGGACCCGTGACGCCCGTGGTGAGGCCTGGGCCCTGACGCAGCTGGCCCGTGCGCTGCTGGTCGCCGGGGACGCGTCCCCCGCGGTGGAGGAGCTGCGGGGGGCGGCGGCCCGGCACCGCGACAACGAGGATGCGCGCGGCGAGGCCTGGACCCTGTACTACCTGGGCCAGGCCCTGGAGGAGACGGGCGATCTCGACCAGGCGGTCCGCGAACTGGAGCGCGCCCGCACGATGTTCTCCCGCATGCGGGACGTCTACGGCTTGGCCTGCGCCCGCCACCACTCCGCTCGCGTCACCCGCGACCAGCGGGCGGCCCAGACGGGCTCGCTGCGCAACTCGGGCTTCGCCCGCCAGCTCCTGGTCGACGCCCGGGCCGACTTCCAGCGCATCGGCGTCGCCCACGGCGAAGCCTGGACGTGCCTGGAGCTGGTGGTCGTGGACGCGGGCAACGCCCGCACCCAGCAGGCTCTGGCCCTGTGCGACGAGGCGGTGGAGCTCTTCGCGTCCTACGGCGACCGCCGGGGCGAGGACTGGGCCCGCTTCCTGCGCTGCACGCTCCTCCCCTACGCGGCCCCGGGCGGCATGGAGGTGGGTACGGCGGTGGCCCAGGAGGAGCTGGCGCAGCTGTCCCGCGCGAGCCACGGGCTGCGCGACGCCAAGCTGGACGACTACCTCGACGCGTACCGGCTGCTGCTGGAGCGGGGCGTGACCCTGGAGGCAGGCTGGCAGGCCTGGCGCCTCGGCATGGTCCCGAACCGGCATGCGCGCGAGGTGATGGGGGTGGCGGTGGAGCCGAAGGCGTAG
- the mca gene encoding mycothiol conjugate amidase Mca — MTDQLRLMAVHAHPDDESSKGAATMAKYVSEGVDVLVVTCTGGERGSILNPKLQGDAYIEEHIHEVRKKEMDEAREILGVKQEWLGFVDSGLPEGDPLPPLPEGCFALEDVDHAAGELVRKIRAFRPQVITTYDENGGYPHPDHIMTHKISMVAFESAADTEKYPEAEYGPAYQPQKLYYNQGFNRPRTEALHQAMLDRGMESPYGDWLKRWDEFGMKQRTLTTHIPCADFYEIRDKALIAHATQIDPDGGWFKVPMEIQKEVWPTEEYELAKALVDTSLPEDDLFAGIRDNA, encoded by the coding sequence TTGACTGACCAGTTGCGACTGATGGCCGTTCACGCCCACCCCGACGACGAGTCGAGCAAGGGCGCTGCGACCATGGCGAAGTACGTGTCCGAGGGGGTGGACGTGCTGGTCGTGACCTGCACGGGCGGGGAACGCGGCTCCATCCTCAATCCCAAGCTCCAGGGCGACGCGTACATCGAGGAGCACATCCACGAGGTACGCAAGAAGGAGATGGACGAGGCCCGGGAGATCCTGGGCGTCAAGCAGGAATGGCTCGGCTTCGTCGACTCGGGCCTGCCCGAGGGCGACCCGCTGCCGCCGCTGCCGGAGGGCTGCTTCGCCCTGGAGGACGTGGACCACGCGGCCGGGGAGCTGGTGCGCAAGATCCGTGCCTTCCGCCCGCAGGTGATCACCACCTACGACGAGAACGGCGGCTACCCGCACCCCGACCACATCATGACCCACAAGATCTCCATGGTGGCGTTCGAGTCGGCCGCGGACACGGAGAAGTACCCGGAGGCGGAGTACGGCCCCGCCTACCAGCCGCAGAAGCTCTACTACAACCAGGGCTTCAACCGCCCGCGCACCGAGGCCCTGCACCAGGCGATGCTCGACCGCGGCATGGAGTCCCCCTACGGGGACTGGCTCAAGCGCTGGGACGAGTTCGGCATGAAGCAGCGCACGCTCACCACGCACATCCCCTGCGCCGACTTCTACGAGATCCGCGACAAGGCGCTGATCGCCCACGCCACGCAGATCGACCCGGACGGCGGCTGGTTCAAGGTGCCGATGGAGATCCAGAAGGAGGTCTGGCCGACGGAGGAGTACGAGCTGGCGAAGGCCCTCGTCGATACCTCCCTCCCCGAGGACGACCTCTTCGCGGGCATCCGCGACAATGCCTGA
- the greA gene encoding transcription elongation factor GreA, whose amino-acid sequence MTQTSENVTWLTQEAYNKLKAELEHLTGPARAEISAKIAAAREEGDLRENGGYHAAKEEQGKQELRVRQLTQLLENAKVGEAPAADGAVAPGMVVTIAFDGDEDDTLTFLLASREYASSDIETYSPQSPLGTGVIGHKVGEDAEYELPNGKKALVKILKAEPYEG is encoded by the coding sequence GTGACCCAGACCAGCGAGAACGTCACCTGGCTGACCCAGGAGGCGTACAACAAGCTCAAGGCTGAGCTTGAGCACCTTACTGGTCCCGCGCGGGCGGAGATCTCCGCGAAGATCGCCGCTGCGCGCGAAGAGGGCGACCTGCGTGAGAACGGCGGGTACCACGCGGCCAAGGAGGAGCAGGGCAAGCAGGAGCTCCGTGTGCGCCAGCTCACCCAGCTCCTCGAGAACGCCAAGGTCGGCGAGGCTCCCGCCGCGGACGGCGCGGTGGCGCCCGGCATGGTCGTCACGATCGCGTTCGACGGCGACGAGGACGACACGCTGACGTTCCTGCTCGCGTCCCGCGAATACGCGAGCTCCGACATCGAGACGTACTCGCCGCAGTCCCCGCTGGGCACCGGCGTGATCGGCCACAAGGTCGGCGAGGACGCGGAGTACGAGCTGCCGAACGGCAAGAAGGCCCTGGTGAAGATCCTCAAGGCCGAGCCGTACGAGGGCTGA
- a CDS encoding DUF4307 domain-containing protein, producing MTTASTRLPEGRYGRSSDERADRTLKVVGAVLAVALLGLVGWFGYHYVAKSEISAEVISFEPGKKSVQVHLEVRKDAGAKGYCTVRSQAEDGAEVGRADFRFDGDGTRIDKVVTLRTTSPGTTAELLGCHTG from the coding sequence ATGACTACGGCGAGCACGCGACTGCCCGAGGGCCGATACGGCCGTTCCTCGGACGAGCGCGCCGACCGTACGCTCAAGGTCGTGGGCGCCGTCCTCGCGGTGGCGCTGCTGGGGCTCGTCGGCTGGTTCGGCTACCACTACGTCGCCAAGAGCGAGATCAGCGCCGAGGTGATCAGCTTCGAGCCGGGCAAGAAGTCCGTGCAGGTGCATCTGGAGGTCCGCAAGGACGCCGGCGCCAAGGGCTACTGCACCGTGCGCTCGCAGGCCGAGGACGGGGCCGAGGTAGGGCGGGCCGACTTCCGCTTCGACGGGGACGGGACCCGCATCGACAAGGTCGTCACTCTCCGTACGACCTCCCCGGGGACCACGGCCGAGCTGCTGGGCTGCCACACCGGCTGA
- a CDS encoding glycosyltransferase — translation MLTSVFIAAVSLALFWMAAFTLWWQMHAWRTPEVLASTRFSSPDGDEHVSFSLLLPARHEQAVLDHTIQRLLESSHTDFEIIVIVGHDDPETTAVAEQAAARDARVRVVVDTHEKKNKPKAMNTALPHCRGDVVGVFDAEDQVHPELLAHVDHAFRTTGADVVQGGVQLINFHSSWYSLRNCLEYFFWFRSRLHLHAQKGFIPLGGNTVFVRTDVLREADGWDPNCLAEDCDLGVRLSSVGKKVVVAYDSDMVTREETPGSLMSLLKQRTRWNQGFLQVYRKKDWKQLPTLGQRLLARYTLMTPFMQAFTGLIIPLNVAIALFLDVPVGIAFVTFLPAVTALVTFVFEVVGLHDFGKQYGLRVRFAHYLKLILGGPFYQVLLAGAAVRAVWREQRGRNDWELTSHVGAHLDETAVTRHAVTREDVPA, via the coding sequence TTGCTGACGTCTGTCTTCATCGCTGCCGTTTCACTGGCCCTGTTCTGGATGGCGGCGTTCACGCTGTGGTGGCAGATGCACGCCTGGCGCACGCCGGAAGTGCTCGCCTCCACCCGGTTCAGCAGTCCGGACGGGGACGAGCACGTCTCCTTCTCGCTGCTGCTGCCCGCGCGGCACGAACAGGCGGTGCTGGACCACACGATCCAGCGGCTGCTGGAGTCGAGCCACACCGACTTCGAGATCATCGTGATCGTCGGGCACGACGACCCGGAGACCACCGCCGTGGCCGAGCAGGCCGCGGCGCGTGACGCACGGGTCCGGGTCGTCGTCGACACACACGAGAAGAAGAACAAGCCGAAGGCCATGAACACGGCGCTGCCGCACTGCCGCGGCGACGTCGTCGGCGTGTTCGACGCGGAGGACCAGGTCCACCCCGAGCTCCTCGCGCACGTCGACCACGCCTTTCGCACCACCGGCGCGGACGTCGTGCAGGGCGGGGTGCAGCTGATCAACTTCCACTCCAGCTGGTACAGCCTGCGCAACTGCCTGGAGTACTTCTTCTGGTTCCGCTCGCGGCTCCACCTGCACGCGCAGAAAGGTTTCATTCCGCTCGGTGGCAACACCGTCTTCGTCCGCACGGACGTCCTGAGGGAAGCCGACGGCTGGGACCCGAACTGCCTCGCCGAGGACTGCGACCTCGGAGTGCGCCTGTCCAGCGTCGGCAAGAAGGTCGTCGTCGCCTACGACTCCGACATGGTGACCCGGGAGGAGACCCCGGGCTCGCTGATGTCCCTGCTGAAGCAGCGCACCCGCTGGAACCAGGGGTTCCTCCAGGTGTACCGGAAGAAGGACTGGAAGCAACTGCCCACCCTCGGGCAGCGGCTGCTCGCCCGCTACACCCTGATGACGCCGTTCATGCAGGCCTTCACCGGCCTGATCATCCCGCTCAACGTGGCGATCGCCCTGTTCCTGGACGTGCCCGTCGGCATCGCCTTCGTCACCTTCCTGCCGGCCGTCACCGCCCTGGTCACCTTCGTCTTCGAGGTCGTCGGACTGCACGACTTCGGCAAGCAGTACGGGCTGCGCGTCCGCTTCGCGCACTACCTGAAGCTGATCCTCGGCGGCCCCTTCTACCAGGTCCTGCTTGCCGGAGCGGCCGTGCGGGCCGTCTGGCGTGAGCAGCGCGGCCGCAACGACTGGGAGCTGACCAGCCATGTCGGGGCCCACCTCGACGAGACGGCCGTGACCCGGCACGCCGTGACCCGAGAGGACGTTCCCGCGTGA
- a CDS encoding thioredoxin domain-containing protein: MPNRLAHETSPYLLQHADNPVDWWPWSEEAFAEARRRGVPVHLSVGYSSCHWCHVLAKESFQDEVTAEVMNEHFVNIKVDREERPDVDAVYMEAVQAATGQGGWPMTVFLTPDAEPFYFGTYFPPAPRQGMPSFRQVLQGVHQAWDERRDEVTEVAGKIVRDLAGREISYGDAQTPGEEELAQALLGLTREYDPQRGGFGGAPKFPPSMVLEFLLRHHARTGAEGALQMAGDTCERMARGGIYDQLGGGFARYSVDRDWVVPHFEKMLYDNALLCRVYAHLWRATGSELARRVALETADFMVRELRTNEGGFASALDADSDDGTGKHVEGAYYVWTPEQLREVLGEQDAELAARHFGVTEEGTFEEGASVLQLPVRDGFVDAGKVASVRERLLAARSERPAPGRDDKVVAAWNGLAIAALAETGAYFDRPDLVEAAVAAADLLVRLHLDEQARLTRTSKDGHAGANAGVLEDYADVAEGFLALASVTGEGVWLEFAGFLADHVLARFTDPESGSLYDTAADAERLIRRPQDPTDNAAPSGWSAAAGALLGYAAHTGSEPHRTAAERALGVVKALGPRVPRFIGWGLAVAEAALDGPREVAVVGPSLDDEGTRSLHRTALLGTAPGAVVAVGVPESEEFPLLSGRPLVGGEPAAYVCRNFTCDAPTTDVERLRAVLSD; this comes from the coding sequence ATGCCGAACCGACTGGCTCATGAGACGTCCCCGTACCTGCTCCAGCACGCCGACAACCCCGTCGACTGGTGGCCCTGGTCGGAAGAGGCTTTCGCGGAGGCGCGGCGGCGGGGGGTGCCGGTGCATCTGAGTGTCGGCTACTCGAGTTGCCACTGGTGCCACGTCCTGGCGAAGGAGAGCTTTCAGGACGAGGTGACGGCCGAGGTCATGAACGAGCACTTCGTCAACATCAAGGTCGACCGCGAAGAGCGCCCCGACGTGGACGCCGTCTACATGGAAGCCGTGCAGGCCGCGACCGGGCAGGGCGGCTGGCCCATGACCGTCTTCCTCACCCCGGACGCCGAGCCGTTCTACTTCGGTACGTACTTCCCGCCCGCTCCCCGCCAGGGCATGCCGTCCTTCCGGCAGGTGCTCCAGGGCGTGCACCAGGCGTGGGACGAGCGGCGGGACGAGGTGACCGAGGTCGCCGGGAAGATCGTCCGGGATCTGGCCGGGCGGGAGATCTCCTACGGCGACGCGCAGACCCCCGGTGAGGAGGAGCTCGCGCAGGCGCTGCTCGGCCTGACCCGGGAGTACGACCCGCAGCGCGGCGGATTCGGCGGAGCGCCGAAGTTCCCGCCGTCGATGGTGCTGGAGTTCCTGCTGAGGCACCATGCGCGGACCGGCGCCGAGGGTGCGCTCCAGATGGCGGGCGACACCTGCGAGCGCATGGCCCGGGGCGGGATCTACGACCAGCTCGGGGGCGGCTTCGCCCGCTACTCGGTCGACCGTGACTGGGTCGTGCCGCACTTCGAGAAGATGCTGTACGACAACGCCCTGCTGTGCCGGGTGTACGCCCATCTGTGGCGGGCCACCGGCTCGGAGCTCGCGCGCCGGGTCGCCCTGGAGACGGCCGACTTCATGGTGCGCGAACTGCGGACGAACGAGGGCGGGTTCGCCTCCGCGCTGGACGCCGACAGCGACGACGGCACCGGGAAGCACGTCGAGGGCGCGTACTACGTGTGGACGCCGGAGCAGTTGCGGGAGGTCCTCGGCGAGCAGGACGCGGAGCTCGCGGCGCGGCACTTCGGGGTGACCGAGGAGGGCACGTTCGAGGAGGGCGCGTCCGTCCTCCAACTGCCCGTGCGGGACGGTTTCGTCGACGCGGGGAAGGTCGCCTCCGTCCGGGAGCGGCTGCTGGCGGCGAGGTCGGAGCGGCCCGCGCCCGGCCGGGACGACAAGGTCGTCGCCGCCTGGAACGGCCTCGCGATCGCCGCGCTGGCCGAGACGGGCGCCTACTTCGACCGGCCCGACCTGGTCGAGGCCGCCGTCGCCGCGGCCGATCTCCTGGTCCGGCTGCACCTGGACGAGCAGGCCCGGCTCACCCGCACCAGCAAGGACGGCCACGCCGGCGCCAACGCCGGTGTCCTGGAGGACTACGCGGATGTGGCGGAGGGCTTCCTCGCGCTCGCGTCCGTCACCGGGGAGGGCGTCTGGCTGGAGTTCGCCGGCTTCCTCGCCGATCACGTCCTGGCCCGCTTCACCGACCCGGAGTCGGGGTCGCTGTACGACACGGCGGCCGACGCCGAGCGGCTGATCCGCCGTCCGCAGGATCCGACCGACAATGCCGCGCCGTCCGGCTGGAGCGCGGCGGCCGGTGCCCTGCTGGGGTACGCGGCGCACACCGGCTCCGAGCCGCACCGCACGGCCGCGGAGAGGGCCCTCGGTGTCGTCAAGGCGCTCGGGCCGCGGGTGCCGCGCTTCATCGGCTGGGGGCTCGCGGTCGCGGAGGCCGCGTTGGACGGTCCGCGCGAAGTCGCGGTCGTGGGGCCGTCGTTGGACGACGAGGGCACAAGGTCCCTGCACCGCACGGCACTTCTGGGGACCGCGCCGGGTGCCGTCGTCGCCGTCGGTGTGCCGGAGAGCGAGGAGTTCCCGCTGCTCAGCGGCCGTCCGCTGGTCGGCGGTGAACCGGCGGCGTATGTCTGCCGTAACTTCACATGTGACGCGCCGACAACGGATGTTGAACGGTTGCGTGCGGTGCTGAGCGACTGA